From the Daucus carota subsp. sativus chromosome 8, DH1 v3.0, whole genome shotgun sequence genome, one window contains:
- the LOC108198833 gene encoding uncharacterized protein LOC108198833, with product MANASDEFRLASSGIDHEGRLPRKYTGDGQGAKKNISPPVEWYNVPAETKTLALIVEDIDAPDPSGPMVPWTCWVVVNIPPTLKGLPEGFSGKEEEKGGDYVNIKEGNNDLKVPGWGGPKVPSPGHRFEFKLYALDDELRLGNKVTKDKVLEAIGGHVLGEARLTAIF from the exons ATGGCTAATGCAAGCGATGAGTTCCGGCTAGCATCTTCCGGCATAGACCATGAAGGACGACTCCCCAGAAAGTACACCGGCGACGGCCAAGGCGCCAAGAAAAATATATCTCCGCCGGTGGAATGGTACAACGTGCCGGCCGAGACCAAGACGTTGGCTCTGATTGTTGAAGATATCGATGCACCTGACCCCAGTGGCCCGATGGTGCCATGGACGTGTTGGGTGGTGGTGAATATACCGCCTACGTTGAAGGGCTTGCCGGAAGGATTTTCCGGCAAGGAGGAGGAGAAGGGTGGTGATTATGTTAATATTAAGGAGGGAAATAATGATCTCAAGGTTCCGGGGTGGGGTGGCCCGAAGGTTCCGTCTCCGGGCCACCGCTTCGAGTTTAAGCTCTATGCTTTGGATGATGAGCTTCGTCTTGGAAACAAG gTGACGAAAGACAAGGTGCTGGAGGCAATAGGTGGACATGTTCTTGGCGAAGCTCGTTTGACTGCCATATTTTGA